The segment ATTCCGTTCAAGGAGTTCGTCAGCCACCCCATCCTGGAAAAATACAATCCGATCGGCATCAAAAAAATCGTGGAGCTTCTGCAAAAATACCCGGATGTTTATTTCGTCACCGACACGAAGGAAACGGACCCCGGACTTGTCCGTATCCAGTTCGAGCAAATCGTCCAAACCGCGAAAAAGACGGACCCTGCGCTGCTGGACCGGATCATCCCGGAGCTGTACACCGAGGAAATGATCCGCATCGTGCGGGATATCCACCCGTTCAAGCACCTCTTCTTCTCGCTGTACCTGTCCAATTACTCGCTGCAGGAGACGGTGGACATCATCCGGGATTACGACGTCAAGGCAGTCGCTATGCCGACGGAGCGGGCCACCCCCGAGCTCGTGCAGGCGATCCGCGGAGCGGGCGCGGTCGTGTACGCCCACACCGTCAACGATATCGGCGAGCTGAATGCGCTTCGCGCTGTCGGCGTGAACGGATTTTACACGGACTTCCTCACCTATACCGACTTTGAACTGGCGGAGCTCCGGTCGGCTACGGCCGCCAAATCGGCGGAAACGCTTCAAGCGCAAGCGCAGCAGCAGAGCGGCAGCGGCGAGACCGCGGCACAACCCGAGGACAAGCCGGGATTGATCAAATCGGCGGTAAAAGGCATCGTGAACCGCATCCGCGCTTTCTTCTGAGCGGGCAGCCACGCACCCGACACGTAATACTTGAGCCGGAACAACATCGCGAGCAGGCGGCTTGCGTTGTTTTCGTTTTGCCGCTGAAGGACAAGCGGAAACGAGGCGTCGAAGCCCGCTTGCCCTTGTGTTACAATGGAAGCTATGGGGAAACGCTACAGAGGGGAGGCCGCGACATGCGGTACAGACAA is part of the Paenibacillus thermoaerophilus genome and harbors:
- a CDS encoding phosphatidylinositol-specific phospholipase C/glycerophosphodiester phosphodiesterase family protein; the protein is MKFKTTMIGLIGFAVLGWLSIPGIGWDWDHLEAVLTAEAEASEPPEAPEWTQYELIAHGLGGISGYAVTNSYEAFVANYEKGHRLFEVDLILTSDEKLAARHDWHYYSSEELQPTLPEESKEGPIPFKEFVSHPILEKYNPIGIKKIVELLQKYPDVYFVTDTKETDPGLVRIQFEQIVQTAKKTDPALLDRIIPELYTEEMIRIVRDIHPFKHLFFSLYLSNYSLQETVDIIRDYDVKAVAMPTERATPELVQAIRGAGAVVYAHTVNDIGELNALRAVGVNGFYTDFLTYTDFELAELRSATAAKSAETLQAQAQQQSGSGETAAQPEDKPGLIKSAVKGIVNRIRAFF